GGCACTCTGTACGTGGTGGCCACGCCCATCGGCAACCTGGAGGACATCAGCTTCCGGGCCGTCCGCATTTTGAAAGAAGCCAACCTGATTGCCTGCGAAGACACGCGGCAGACGCGCAAACTGCTGGACCACTACGGCATCGAAACGCCCGCGGTCAGCTATCACGAGCACAATGAAGCTGAGCGCGCGGCGGAACTTGTCAGCAAATTGCAGGCGGGCCAGACCATCGCCCAAGTTTCCGACGCGGGGATGCCGGGAATTTCCGATCCGGGCTACCGCTTGATCAAGCTGGCGATTGAGAACGGCATTGCCGTGGTGCCGGTGCCGGGAGCATCCGCGATGATCGCCGCGCTGGTGGGCAGCGGCCTGGCTACGGATTCATTTGAGTTTCACGGGTTCCTGCCGGCCAAATCAGGACAGCGACGGACTGTGCTGGAGCGGTTCCGCGACGCGGACCATACAGTTGTCGTTTATGAGACGCCGCACCGCATACACGAAGCCGTGGAAGATATTGTCGCCACGCTGGGACCGACGCGGCCGCTGGTGATCGCCCGCGAACTCACCAAGGTACACGAAGAGTTTTTGCGTGGATCGGCGAAGGACATTCTGGAGCGGTTACAGAAAGGCGATCTCAAGGGCGAGATCACATTGTTGATCGGAAAAAGCGAAGCAGGAGCGCTGTCAGAAGGCAAGGATTTGTCCGCGCGGCTTAAGGAGATCATGCGTGAGCAAAAGATAGATGAGAAAGCCGCGCTGAAAGTTTTGGCCAAGGAAACGGGCCGGGCAAAGAGCGAGGTATATCGGGAGCTGCAACGCAAACGAAAGTGAGGTTGTGCCGCCCCTAAACCACCCCACCGCGCGAAGGGCGCGGCGGGGGCCCCGGCTACGGGGCTCGTCTTCCCTGTGCATCCTACCCAGCGCTTCCGCGCTGGGCTAACTCATTCCGCGCCTACGGCGCTGGGGCATGGTGATCACGCACCGGAATGGTGAACGCGCCATGACTCCGAACCACCACAACAAATCAAGCACGTACTCACGCCGCGCTACTCGGCCGATGTGTGGTCGTGCACAATCTTCCATCCGCCGGGCATGCGCTTGACGATCAGGGTAAACAGCCCGTGCGGAGTCTTGCCGTCGGACATGGTCAGCTGCCAGCGGCCGGTGGCGATGGCGGCTTTGCGTCCGACAATATCAATCTTCAGCTCCTGGAATTCCAGCCGTCCCATCTCTTTGCCCTGGCCCTGGTAGCGCTGCTGGTAGCGCGCCAGAGTTGGCTCCCATCCTTTGGTCACGATGTCGCCGGAGAAGAAGGTCAGGTCGGGCGAGCGCCAGTAGCCTTGCATGAAGCCCTCCAGCCGGCCGTGGTTCCAGGCTTCAACCTGGGAAACCAGCAAGTGTTTGACGCCCTCTTCCATGTCCGCGCGCAGGTCTTCGGCGTCTTCCTGAGGCTGCTGACCTTGGTTGGGCTGGGTGGCGGCCGGGTTGCGCGCGGGGTCCTGCTGGACAGGCGTTTGGACCGAGCTGCGGACAGCCAGCCCGGCAGGCGTCGCCATAAGGGCAGAGAAACAAAGGGCAAGTAACGTTGGTCGAAGCATAGCGACCATTGTATCCGTGTCGCCAAGGGGCCGTTATGACCAGTTACCGGTGCTTACTAAAGTCACGTCCCGAGTGCAAAGGTACATTGACCCAGCTATGGGGGTAGGGTATTTTCGACTCACCTTAGGCCGTCTTCCCAAAAAGCAGCAAGAACAGACAGCCGAACAAGCAGTTAAAGACGTTGTGTTTATCCCCAAAACTGTTGGGCGCCACTTGAGTCGGAAACGAAAATGCCCTCAATGTCTCTAGAAACGGTCGGTAGATACGAAATCATCGGCGAGCTCGGCCGGGGCGCCATGGGTGTGGTTTACAAAGCAAAAGACCCCACCATTGGCCGCACGGTAGCGCTCAAGACGATGCGGCTCGACGTCCATGGACTGGACGCCGCGGAGATGGTGCGCCGGTTTCAGAACGAAGCCCGCGCCGCCGGGGTGCTGAGCCATTCCAACATCGTCACCATCTACGACGCCGGCCAGCACGACGGAATTTTCTACATTGCCATGGAGTTCATCCAGGGCACCACGCTGCACGAGCTGATCGCGGAAAAACACATCCTCACTACGGAAGAGGTCATCCAGTACTCGAGGCAGATCTGCCGGGGCCTGGACTACGCGCACTCGCACGGAATTGTTCATCGTGACGTGAAGCCGGCCAACATCATGATCACCGGCAACGGCACGGTGAAGATCATGGATTTCGGCATCGCCAAAGCCGGCGGCAGCATGACTTCCACCGGACAGGTGCTGGGCACGCCGAATTACATGGCCCCGGAACAGGTGAAAGGCCGTCCGCTGGACGGACGCTCTGATCTGTTCAGCTTTGGCGTGATCCTCTACGAAATGCTCACCGGCGAAAAGCCGTTCGTGGGGCAGAACGTTACGACCATCATCTACAAGATTGTGAATGAAAACCCGATCGCGCCACGCGATCTTGATGTGACCGTCCATCCGGGGCTGAGCGCGATTGTGGTGAAAGCGCTGGCCAAGCTGCCGGAAGACCGGTACCAATCGGGCGCGGAACTGGTCCGCGACCTGGAGAACTACAAGAACCTGGAGTCCATCACGACCGTTTCGTCGAGAAAAGTTGCCGAGGCCGCCCCGATGCACGCCACTTCATCTTCGTCGGCGGCTTCACCGGCCGTGGTAACTTCGGCTCTGGACAAGACGGCCGTGCTGCCGCTCAAAGTAGCAGCCGGGAACGCGGTGCGGGCGCCGCAGCCGGCGGTGGCCAAGGCGAAAACGCCGATACTGATGCGCCGCAAAATCGCCGTGGCGCCACGGGTGACCAAGAAAATGCTGGCCACAGCGGTTGGGCTGGTGCTGCTGCTGGGCTCAACCCTGGGGGCGTTCGCGTACTACCGTACGCATGCCCGGATGCAGCAAATTGAGTCCGTGGTGAAAGCCGCGGAACCACAGCCGCAGAGCCCGTCGCAGACCGATCAGCCGTCTTTGTCTTTGCAGCCGGCGTCAGGAACGAACACGGCCACGGGCGCAAAGAGCGGTAACTCAGGCATCGCCCGCGATACCACGGTGAAGTACGTGCGAGCGGTGGCAACGTCGCCGGCCAAGACGCAGAAGCCGGCGATTTCTCCGAACCAAGTTTTCACGCAGCAGAGCGAATTGAGATTTGTCTCCAAGCCGGACGGCGCGAAAGTTGAAGTGGACGGGTGGAGCGAGCCCTCATGGGTAACGCCGTTCACGGCGTCACACCTGGCCGCGGGGCTGCATACCGTGGTGTTCACCAAGGCAGGGTTCATCTCGCAGACGCGCACGGTGGAATCGGCGGCAGGCAAGAGCCTGGACGTGGCCGCCGACCTGAATCCCGCGGTCTCCACGATTGTGGTCACCAGCAACCCGCAGGGAGCAAACGTCTGGCTGGACGGCCGCGATTCCGGCATGACCACGCCAGCGCAGTTGACGGTGGAAAAAGGCGTCCACCGGGTGAGCGTGCGCAAGGCCGGGTTCAAAGAGACTTTCACGGAAGGCACGCTGGCGGAAGGGCAGACCATGAGCTTTTCACCGGTGCTGCTCAGCGTGAACCAGCACACGGATGACGGGCCCGGCAACAATCTGCTGCGGCGCATGCTGGGCGCGGACACCGTACCCGACGGCAAAGGGTTGGTGCACGTGCGCACCAGTCCCGCAGGGGCCACCATCATCGTGGACGGAAAGACGGCCGGCAAGAAGACCAACGCGCGCTGGCCCGCCGATCCCGGCGTGTACAGCATTGTTCTGCAAATGGATGGATACAAGAGCGTGCACCGCAACATCCGCGTGCAGCAGGGCAAGATCGCCAACCTGGACGAGATCCTGGAAAAGCAGTAAACATCCATGGCCCGCCTCATCATTTCTTCTCCCGACGGCAAGAAGGGGATCCTGGAGCTGGGCAAGCCAGTGGTCACCGTTGGCCGCGGCAACGCCAATGACCTGGTGCTCAACGATGCCAGCGTCAGCCGCCTGCATGCGGTCATCAAACAGCATGACAACCGCGCTTTCATCGCCGACCGCGGCAGCACCAACGGCGTTTTCCTCCAGGGAGTGAAAATTGAGCGGGAAAGCGAGCTGAAAAACGGCGACGTGATCCAGGTGGGCCGCTATCAGCTGCAACTGGAGAACATCGACGAAAAAGGGATCCAAGTCCGCCGGGCCGAGTGGCCGTCAACCTTCAACCAGATTATTCGCCGCTGGACAGATCCCGGATCCCTGCCGCCGGGCGTGCAAGTCTCAGACACCGCGGTGGCCGATCTGGCGCAGCGCGTCAAGAAGCTGGAACGCGAGAACTACCTGCTGACCGTGCTTTACGAGGCGGGTAAGGCGCTGAACGGCAAGCTCTCCGTGGAGGACATCAGCGAGCAGCTGGTTGGGCTGGCTTCCATGATTGAAGGCGTGGAGCGCGGTTTCGTGATGCTGTTCGATGAATCGGGCAACGTACTGCGGCAGAGCGAAGTGCTTTACCGGCATCCGGTGAGTTCGGCGAAGCAGCCGCAGATCATCCTGAGCCAGAGCGTGCTGGAGCTGATCCGCAAAGAGCAGCAGCCGATTTTGATTGACGACGCCGGCGCCGACGCGCGGTTCAGCGGCAGTGAGAGCTTGATCCTTTCCGGGCTGCGTTCCGCCATGTGCGCGCCGTTGCTGGGCACCAACCGGATGTTCGGCGTGCTGTACGTGGACAACATGGAGAAAGCCTCCGCCTTTACCCAGGAAGAACTCAACGTGTTTGCGCTGCTGGCGGCGCAGGCCGGCGCGGCCATTGACAACGCCATGGCCCACGAAAAGCTCGCCCGCAACAGCGTGCAACGCGCCGCGCTGGAACGGTTTCTGTCTCCGGAAGTGGCGGAGATGGTGGCCGCCAATCCGGAAGCGAGACTGGGCGGCGTGAACCAGCAGGTGACCGTCATGTTCGCCGATATCCGCGGCTTTACCTCCATGAGCGAACTGATGGAGCCGGGCCGCGTGGTGGAAATCCTGAACGAATATTTCACGCGCGTCTCTGACGTGATCCTGGACTGCGGCGGGATGATTGACAAATACATCGGCGACGCGGTGATGGCGGTGTTCGGCGCGCCTATCTCCAAGGGCCAGGACGCGCAGAACGCGGTGCACGCAGCCATCCAGATCCAGCGGCTGTTGATCGAGCTGAATCGCGACGCCGCCCTGCGCCATTGGCCGGAGCTGCGGGTGGGCATCGGCATCAACACGGGAATCGTGACGGCGGGCAACATTGGTTCGCCGCGCCGGCTGGACTACACCGTGGTGGGCGACACGGTGAACACGGCATCGCGCTTGATGGCCAGCGCGGCCGGCCAGCAGATCCTGATCTCGCATGCCACGGCGGTGGAGCTGGACGGAAAGTTTGACTTGGCGGAACTGCCGACGCTGTGCCTGAAAGGCCGCATCGAGCCGGTGCACATTTTCAGCGTGGGCTGGGAAGAAGGCCCGCGTTCCAAGAGCAAGAAAAAGCGCCTCACCGGAGGCGCTTTGAATTCGAAAAGGACGGGATCCAGAAGAGTTTCTACTTAATCTTCCTGGATCGAGTGTCTTTCTCCAGGTTCATGGTTAAAGCTAGTCTCCACTCTTGGCTGGCTTGTAGCCGGCTTTCTGGGCGTCCGCTTCACTCATGAATTTGCCCTGTTTGGTTTTTCCATACCAGCGGCCACTCTTGTGATAAACGCCGCTATCGGTGTTGACCCACACCATGCCGGGCTGCGGAGGAGTCTGGGCCTGGGTGGTCTCAGCGCCTTTCTTGGACTCGGCGGCCTTTTTGGCAGTTCCGCCAGTGGCGGGCTGGCCGCCAGCAGGCGAAGTGGGGGCCGCGGCGGGAGCCGGTGTCGATGACTTGCCAGCTGCTGCTCCACCAGTGGGAGCGGCGGCAGGGGTCTCTGCGCCTTTCTTCTTTTTTCTGCTGCTTTCTTTAGGTGACTCATCAGCAGCGGCCCCGGACTTGGCGGCCGACTTGGTTTCAGTGCTCTCAGCACCCTTTTTCTTCTTGGATTTCGACTTGGATTCCTTCTGGTCAGCCGCGGCGCTCTCGTCGGCGCCTTTTTTCTTTTTGCTCTTCGACTTGGACTTGGCGTCGTCGCTGGCAGTGGCGTCTTCGCCCTTCTTCTTGGATTTTGACTTCTTGGGCTCCTTCTTTTCAGAGGCAGAGTCGTCGGCGCCCTTCTTCTTTTTCTTCTTGGCCTTGCTGTCATCTTTCTTTTCATCCTGCGCGCTGGATGAAACGTTGGCGAGCACCGGCGCCACCATCAGCCCCAGCACCAGGCAAAGAGCGGTGAGCCACACCAGATATCTTGCTGTCCTCATAATTGTCTCCTTTGGTTTCGTCCAGATTCTTCTGCTTTGCTCAATCTTTGTTCCTAGTCGGGCTCTCTTACGGCATATCACCAAAGCTGGAATGCAATTCGTGACACAGATCATGGAGTACGGATCACAAAGGTTCGAGTCCCCCGCAGACCAGACGGATAGAATGCCAAGGATGATACTAGAGGGGCCTCATCGGGGCAATGCGATGGACGAGGGCGCACCAGGGGCGCTTGGAGCGCCCCAAAGAGGCAAGTCAGAGAGAAATTATCAGGCGGGTTTGCGGCCGGTTTCGGTTTTGGTTTCCCAGGCGCGCTGCGGGCGCTGTGCTTCAGGCAGATCGCGGTCCTTCACCCGGTCATAGACGTAGCTTTCGCTCACCGTGCCCAGTGATTCGTTATACAAACTGGTCCCGCCCAGAGCTTCGCGCAGTTCCTCAGAAAATTCATGCAAGGCCTTCAGGTGGTCAGCGGTGGCCGGAACTTCAGACTTGCTGGTCTTGAGGAATTTCTGGTAGCCCTTGTCAGTCAGGCGGGAAATCTCTCCGCCGATCAGAAACCCGGGTTTGGCGAACAGGCGAACGCCATCGTCGCCCGACATTTCAATGGCGGCGGAGCAGTTCAGTTTCTTGAGGAACACGCGGTTCTTGGTGCCGGGCGCTTCCAGGATGTCAAATCCGTGGTCGCGAAGCCAGGCGACGGTTTCTTCATACGTGCGTGTTTGCGGTTGTTTTGCCATGATTCTCCCTTGCGGGGCCCGCAACCGGGTCCCGGTCTCTTGCCGCTGTCCGGCGAGATGACGGGATAATGTCGCACATTTTCCGGGCAAGCGGCAACATTACCCATGTTCCGGGGTAAATACCCTAGCCCGGATCGCGTCCGCAGCGCAGCCCTGAAATCAACCGAGAACACCCGGGAAACCCCGCCGCATAGCGATTTGAAATTCGCCGGGAAGAAGCATAGTGTTAGGCTTCCCCCTTCAAAGGAGCTTATCTATGTTCCGGCGTTGTGCCGCACCTATGAACCTGCTAGTCATGATGGCAGCGCTTACTTGCCCCGTAGTTGTCGTCAGCCAGCAGCCATCCACCGAACCGAACGCGCCGCGCGCGCGCGCCAACAACGAAGCTACCTACGCCAAGCTACGGAACATCAAGGTGGGCACAGAGACCATCCAGGTGAAGAACTTCACGCTGAAGCGCGATGCCGGGGTGTTTACCTTCAGTAGCGGGACATTTTCTTTGCTGGAACCGGTGAACGGAAAGATCACAGGAGCAGTGTTCTTCGGCGACGCCACCTTTGCCTTGAAGCCTCCCATCCGGGTGGAACAGCGGAACCTGGCCATCCTTACCAAAGGACAGCCTTTTGAAGAACAGTTTTCAACCGCGGTGTTTCGCTTTACGGATGGATCAGAAGAAGAGATCAGGAAGGCGGCAGCGCCGGGCGCGTCCCCGGCAAGCGGCGACGCCAACGGCGCGCTGGGAGACATCCAGCAGCAGCTCAAGAAAAAGCTGAAAGACAATTTGACCGCCCGCCTTCTGGAGGACGTGCTCAGTTCGCGGCCCGGCGGCAAATTCATTGCTTTCATCAAAGGCAAGAAGTACAGCGACAAGATGATTTATGACGTTGACCCGCACGGGTCAGGGTTTGTGAAACCGGAAGAAGTCAGCCTGCTGCTCTGGGACGAAAACCACGCCGGCATCTGGGCGGGCTTTCACCTGGCGCAGGAATACGCCGCGGGGACGGCGAACAGCGCGGAGCAGAACCGCACGGTCGCCGTGCAGCACCAGAAGCTGGAAGTATCCATCGCCAAGAGCGCGCAACTGACAGGCGCGGCACAAACCAGCTTCGTCGCCTTGCAGGATGGAGTCAGAGTGGTGCCGCTGCAGCTCTTCCGCACGCTGCGGGTGGATTCGGTCACAGGCAAAGACGGCGAGGCGCTCTGGTTTATCCAGGAAGACAAGAATGAAGACGCTGATTTTGCCGTGGTCCTGCCCCGCGAACTGAAGAAAGGCGAAACGTATTCGATCACCACGCGATATGGCGGCAAAGACGCCATCTCCAACGAAGGCGGCGGCAACTACTATCCCATTGCGCGCGACGACTGGTATCCCGGGCAGGGGTTTGGCAGCTACGCCA
The Terriglobia bacterium genome window above contains:
- a CDS encoding protein kinase, whose amino-acid sequence is MSLETVGRYEIIGELGRGAMGVVYKAKDPTIGRTVALKTMRLDVHGLDAAEMVRRFQNEARAAGVLSHSNIVTIYDAGQHDGIFYIAMEFIQGTTLHELIAEKHILTTEEVIQYSRQICRGLDYAHSHGIVHRDVKPANIMITGNGTVKIMDFGIAKAGGSMTSTGQVLGTPNYMAPEQVKGRPLDGRSDLFSFGVILYEMLTGEKPFVGQNVTTIIYKIVNENPIAPRDLDVTVHPGLSAIVVKALAKLPEDRYQSGAELVRDLENYKNLESITTVSSRKVAEAAPMHATSSSSAASPAVVTSALDKTAVLPLKVAAGNAVRAPQPAVAKAKTPILMRRKIAVAPRVTKKMLATAVGLVLLLGSTLGAFAYYRTHARMQQIESVVKAAEPQPQSPSQTDQPSLSLQPASGTNTATGAKSGNSGIARDTTVKYVRAVATSPAKTQKPAISPNQVFTQQSELRFVSKPDGAKVEVDGWSEPSWVTPFTASHLAAGLHTVVFTKAGFISQTRTVESAAGKSLDVAADLNPAVSTIVVTSNPQGANVWLDGRDSGMTTPAQLTVEKGVHRVSVRKAGFKETFTEGTLAEGQTMSFSPVLLSVNQHTDDGPGNNLLRRMLGADTVPDGKGLVHVRTSPAGATIIVDGKTAGKKTNARWPADPGVYSIVLQMDGYKSVHRNIRVQQGKIANLDEILEKQ
- a CDS encoding FHA domain-containing protein; amino-acid sequence: MARLIISSPDGKKGILELGKPVVTVGRGNANDLVLNDASVSRLHAVIKQHDNRAFIADRGSTNGVFLQGVKIERESELKNGDVIQVGRYQLQLENIDEKGIQVRRAEWPSTFNQIIRRWTDPGSLPPGVQVSDTAVADLAQRVKKLERENYLLTVLYEAGKALNGKLSVEDISEQLVGLASMIEGVERGFVMLFDESGNVLRQSEVLYRHPVSSAKQPQIILSQSVLELIRKEQQPILIDDAGADARFSGSESLILSGLRSAMCAPLLGTNRMFGVLYVDNMEKASAFTQEELNVFALLAAQAGAAIDNAMAHEKLARNSVQRAALERFLSPEVAEMVAANPEARLGGVNQQVTVMFADIRGFTSMSELMEPGRVVEILNEYFTRVSDVILDCGGMIDKYIGDAVMAVFGAPISKGQDAQNAVHAAIQIQRLLIELNRDAALRHWPELRVGIGINTGIVTAGNIGSPRRLDYTVVGDTVNTASRLMASAAGQQILISHATAVELDGKFDLAELPTLCLKGRIEPVHIFSVGWEEGPRSKSKKKRLTGGALNSKRTGSRRVST
- the rsmI gene encoding 16S rRNA (cytidine(1402)-2'-O)-methyltransferase, coding for MTEQIQKGTLYVVATPIGNLEDISFRAVRILKEANLIACEDTRQTRKLLDHYGIETPAVSYHEHNEAERAAELVSKLQAGQTIAQVSDAGMPGISDPGYRLIKLAIENGIAVVPVPGASAMIAALVGSGLATDSFEFHGFLPAKSGQRRTVLERFRDADHTVVVYETPHRIHEAVEDIVATLGPTRPLVIARELTKVHEEFLRGSAKDILERLQKGDLKGEITLLIGKSEAGALSEGKDLSARLKEIMREQKIDEKAALKVLAKETGRAKSEVYRELQRKRK
- a CDS encoding DUF4440 domain-containing protein; translated protein: MATPAGLAVRSSVQTPVQQDPARNPAATQPNQGQQPQEDAEDLRADMEEGVKHLLVSQVEAWNHGRLEGFMQGYWRSPDLTFFSGDIVTKGWEPTLARYQQRYQGQGKEMGRLEFQELKIDIVGRKAAIATGRWQLTMSDGKTPHGLFTLIVKRMPGGWKIVHDHTSAE